Proteins found in one Candidatus Poribacteria bacterium genomic segment:
- a CDS encoding phytanoyl-CoA dioxygenase family protein has translation MATQSVTYKTDKIMPTWEQLAEMGRDLQFHPSITEQPKVLTQEQVTDFNNVGYIKGIPIFDATEIGEHRQYFDTLLANVLSEGGSSYSIISAHMKYGKVYDLLTHPKIVASVKDLIGEDVIGWGAHYFCKMPHDSKTVGWHQDAGYWPLTPSKTVTVWLAIDDASVENGAMRFIAGSHHLGHLTARHSEPDENSVLGQIVENAEELGESVDVELKAGEISIHTDLLLHGSNANPSPKRRCGLTLRYCTSDVRASFRWDREGVVVSGKDRNRYWSNPPRPAVD, from the coding sequence ATGGCAACCCAAAGTGTAACTTACAAGACTGATAAAATCATGCCGACGTGGGAACAACTCGCTGAGATGGGGCGCGATCTCCAATTTCACCCAAGCATCACCGAGCAGCCGAAGGTGCTGACTCAGGAACAGGTGACTGATTTCAACAACGTCGGCTATATCAAAGGCATTCCAATTTTCGATGCAACCGAAATCGGTGAACACCGCCAATACTTTGACACGCTATTGGCGAACGTCCTTTCAGAAGGCGGAAGTAGTTATTCGATTATCTCTGCGCACATGAAGTATGGAAAGGTCTATGATCTGCTCACGCACCCAAAGATCGTTGCCTCTGTAAAAGATTTGATTGGCGAAGATGTTATCGGTTGGGGCGCGCACTACTTCTGCAAAATGCCGCACGACTCGAAGACCGTCGGTTGGCATCAGGATGCCGGTTACTGGCCCCTCACACCCTCCAAAACCGTTACCGTCTGGCTCGCAATTGACGATGCATCGGTTGAAAACGGGGCGATGCGGTTCATCGCTGGTTCGCATCACCTCGGACATTTAACCGCTCGGCACAGCGAACCCGACGAAAACAGTGTCCTGGGTCAAATCGTTGAAAACGCAGAAGAGCTCGGCGAATCGGTAGATGTTGAACTCAAAGCAGGCGAAATTTCTATCCACACCGACCTGCTGTTGCACGGCTCGAACGCCAATCCTTCACCGAAACGGCGGTGTGGTCTCACACTCCGCTACTGTACCTCCGATGTCCGGGCATCTTTTCGCTGGGATCGGGAAGGTGTTGTGGTGAGCGGCAAAGATAGAAACCGGTATTGGAGCAACCCACCACGTCCTGCTGTCGATTAA